In a genomic window of Methanosarcina horonobensis HB-1 = JCM 15518:
- a CDS encoding PRC-barrel domain-containing protein has translation MSKVFARNLLFNKQVMATDGTEIGTLSNIVIEIKGGRIIDLMVSPNPTFDVSRYKKEDNYILIPFDSVSAIKDYIIIDKMKARA, from the coding sequence ATGTCTAAAGTATTTGCAAGAAACCTCCTCTTCAACAAACAAGTGATGGCTACCGACGGAACGGAGATAGGAACGCTGAGCAATATTGTAATTGAAATCAAGGGAGGACGTATCATTGACCTTATGGTCAGCCCAAACCCCACCTTTGATGTATCAAGATACAAAAAAGAGGACAATTATATCCTGATTCCTTTCGACTCCGTAAGCGCCATCAAAGACTATATTATCATAGACAAAATGAAAGCAAGGGCATAA
- a CDS encoding ArsR/SmtB family transcription factor, producing MDKKSDMDPSQEFLMNSLEDIVSILKTIAHINRFRILILLLKGPLTFQMLLEQMDIKKSALANDLAELKDSNLVDKIQHGTYEISENGKNYVKSIEKTYRESMDIEKKVWESKQRERLSKSFLERKH from the coding sequence ATGGATAAAAAAAGTGATATGGACCCATCACAAGAGTTTTTAATGAATTCATTGGAGGATATTGTTTCTATCTTGAAAACAATCGCTCATATTAACCGCTTCAGGATTCTGATTCTTCTTTTAAAAGGACCTTTAACATTTCAAATGCTGTTGGAACAGATGGATATTAAAAAGTCTGCATTAGCCAACGATTTAGCCGAATTAAAAGATAGCAATCTCGTGGACAAAATACAGCACGGTACATATGAGATCAGTGAAAATGGGAAAAACTACGTCAAGTCAATTGAAAAAACCTATCGAGAAAGTATGGATATTGAAAAGAAGGTCTGGGAATCAAAACAGAGAGAACGGCTTTCTAAATCTTTTTTGGAACGTAAACATTGA
- a CDS encoding CDC48 family AAA ATPase, with product MEEIQLKVEKAYPIDLGRGIIRLDPTALLKLQLSPGDIVEIRGKKKTTAKVWRADRQDWEQGIVRIDNFIRQNAGVSIGEKVTIKKVEAPEAKKLILALPESMTQGGPELQFGEHANEIIKRHILKRPVFRGDIIPIINSMSQPMTESLTTSQVIPLVAVETDPANTIVLITEATNIELRKKPVQGYEKATRGVTTYEDIGGLGDEIMRVREMIEMPMKHPELFAHLNIEPPKGVILYGPPGTGKTLIAKAVANESGASFHYIAGPEIVGKFYGESEERLRKIFEEATQDAPSVIFIDEIDSIAPKRENVTGEVERRVVAQLLTLLDGMEERGQVVVIGATNRVDAIDPALRRPGRFDREIHIGVPDTKDRYEILQIHTRGMPIEKDEAEPQIEVEIEAAAKIADEIGTESVMGVEADEAALEREKKEKTNLYLMSLAERTQGFVGADLLALVQEAAMRCLRENLPDLDLERETIPPERLEKIVVTKRNFEDALMEAEPSALREIFVEMPSVGWDDVGGLDEAKHAIIEAVEWPIKNPEKFVRMGIKAPKGILLYGPPGTGKTLIAQAVAKESNANFISVKGPEMFSKWLGESEKAIRETFKKARQVSPCVIFFDEIDSIAGMQGMESTDSRTSERVLNQLLTEMDGLETLKDVVIIAATNRPNLLDPAILRPGRFDRLVYVGSPDRRGRLKIFKIHTQNTPLAEDVDLENLAGITEGYVGADIEAVCREAVMFALRENFDVEAIEMRHFREALKKVKPTITENIAQFYEKIEEQFKGGQRPVETAGLVGYR from the coding sequence ATGGAAGAAATACAGTTAAAGGTTGAAAAGGCATATCCTATTGACCTTGGAAGAGGAATTATCCGGCTTGACCCTACAGCGCTACTGAAACTTCAGCTCTCTCCCGGCGACATTGTGGAGATAAGGGGGAAGAAAAAGACCACAGCGAAGGTATGGAGGGCAGACAGGCAGGATTGGGAACAGGGGATTGTGCGCATTGATAATTTCATTAGGCAAAACGCCGGGGTCTCTATAGGGGAGAAAGTGACCATTAAAAAGGTCGAAGCCCCGGAAGCAAAAAAGCTGATTCTGGCGCTTCCGGAAAGCATGACTCAGGGCGGACCCGAACTGCAGTTTGGGGAACATGCAAATGAGATCATAAAACGGCATATCCTGAAAAGACCTGTGTTCAGAGGAGACATAATTCCTATTATAAATTCGATGTCTCAGCCAATGACAGAGTCCCTGACAACAAGCCAGGTAATCCCCCTGGTTGCTGTTGAGACAGACCCTGCAAACACAATTGTCCTGATTACGGAAGCCACAAACATTGAACTCCGGAAAAAGCCGGTACAGGGCTACGAAAAAGCAACAAGAGGCGTCACCACCTATGAAGACATAGGAGGGCTGGGCGACGAGATCATGCGCGTCCGCGAAATGATAGAGATGCCTATGAAACATCCTGAGCTCTTTGCTCACCTTAATATAGAGCCTCCAAAGGGGGTTATCCTGTACGGCCCCCCAGGAACCGGAAAGACCCTGATTGCAAAAGCCGTGGCAAACGAATCAGGAGCGAGCTTCCATTATATTGCCGGCCCTGAAATTGTGGGAAAGTTCTACGGGGAAAGTGAAGAAAGGTTAAGAAAGATCTTCGAAGAGGCAACCCAGGACGCTCCTTCAGTTATCTTCATTGATGAGATTGATTCCATTGCCCCAAAAAGGGAAAACGTGACAGGGGAAGTTGAAAGAAGAGTAGTTGCCCAGCTCCTCACCCTTCTTGACGGGATGGAGGAAAGAGGACAGGTCGTGGTTATCGGGGCCACTAACCGTGTGGACGCAATTGACCCCGCACTCAGGAGACCCGGACGCTTTGACAGGGAAATCCATATCGGAGTGCCGGATACCAAAGACAGGTACGAGATCCTGCAGATTCACACAAGGGGAATGCCAATCGAGAAAGACGAGGCTGAGCCACAGATTGAAGTTGAAATTGAAGCTGCAGCTAAAATCGCAGATGAAATCGGAACCGAATCTGTGATGGGGGTGGAGGCTGATGAAGCTGCTCTGGAAAGAGAAAAGAAAGAGAAGACGAACCTGTATCTCATGTCCCTGGCTGAGAGGACTCAGGGCTTTGTGGGAGCAGACCTTCTGGCTCTCGTGCAGGAAGCAGCAATGCGTTGCCTCAGGGAAAATCTGCCTGACCTCGACCTGGAAAGAGAAACAATTCCTCCAGAAAGACTGGAGAAAATCGTTGTCACCAAAAGGAATTTTGAAGATGCCCTGATGGAAGCCGAACCCTCGGCTCTGAGAGAGATCTTTGTCGAGATGCCTTCGGTTGGCTGGGACGATGTGGGAGGTCTTGATGAAGCAAAGCATGCTATCATCGAAGCTGTTGAGTGGCCTATTAAAAACCCGGAAAAGTTTGTCAGGATGGGCATAAAAGCTCCGAAGGGAATCCTGCTTTACGGCCCTCCCGGGACTGGAAAGACCCTGATAGCCCAGGCTGTTGCCAAAGAGTCAAATGCCAATTTCATAAGCGTCAAGGGCCCGGAGATGTTCTCGAAGTGGCTCGGAGAGTCGGAAAAGGCAATTCGGGAAACCTTCAAGAAAGCAAGGCAGGTTTCTCCATGTGTTATCTTCTTTGACGAGATCGACTCCATTGCTGGAATGCAGGGTATGGAATCTACGGACAGCCGGACTTCGGAAAGAGTGCTCAACCAGTTGCTGACTGAGATGGACGGGCTTGAGACCCTTAAAGATGTGGTCATAATTGCCGCAACTAACAGGCCTAACCTGCTTGACCCTGCAATCCTGCGCCCTGGCCGCTTTGACAGGCTGGTTTATGTCGGGTCACCTGACCGCAGGGGCAGGCTGAAGATCTTTAAGATCCACACACAGAATACACCTCTTGCAGAGGACGTGGACCTTGAGAACCTTGCCGGTATAACAGAAGGGTATGTAGGCGCGGATATCGAAGCAGTATGCAGAGAGGCTGTAATGTTTGCTCTCAGAGAGAACTTCGATGTTGAAGCGATTGAGATGAGGCACTTCAGAGAAGCTCTTAAGAAAGTGAAACCCACAATTACCGAAAACATTGCTCAGTTCTATGAGAAGATAGAGGAGCAGTTTAAAGGAGGTCAGAGACCGGTCGAGACAGCTGGATTAGTGGGATACAGGTAA